One stretch of Actinacidiphila sp. DG2A-62 DNA includes these proteins:
- a CDS encoding C40 family peptidase, translating to MGAASVLTAAAVAVPTLLPGGAQPAQAATLAAKALKVAASKKGSPYQWGATGPSRFDCSGLTLYSYKRAGRKLPRTAAAQYNTTRHITAGSRRVGDLVFFHSGSSGSSVYHVGIYAGSGRIWHAPKTGARVRLEKIWTRSVWYGRVG from the coding sequence ATGGGGGCGGCGTCGGTGCTCACCGCCGCGGCCGTGGCCGTCCCCACGCTGCTGCCCGGCGGCGCCCAGCCCGCGCAGGCCGCCACCCTCGCCGCCAAGGCGCTGAAGGTGGCGGCCTCCAAGAAGGGCTCGCCCTACCAGTGGGGTGCGACCGGGCCGTCCCGCTTCGACTGCTCGGGGCTGACGCTCTACTCGTACAAGCGGGCCGGCCGGAAGCTGCCGCGCACCGCGGCGGCCCAGTACAACACCACCCGGCACATCACCGCGGGCTCCCGCAGGGTCGGCGACCTGGTGTTCTTCCACAGCGGCTCGTCCGGCTCCTCGGTCTACCACGTCGGCATCTACGCGGGCAGCGGCCGCATCTGGCACGCGCCGAAGACGGGCGCGCGGGTGCGGCTGGAGAAGATCTGGACCAGGAGCGTCTGGTACGGGCGCGTCGGCTGA
- a CDS encoding ATP-binding protein, protein MADLQEASITLPSDPASVTTARSHVCDLLVTWGLPPDSPAVDSVRLIVSELATNAVLHTSGMSPTFTVDVRLERSEELHIGVTDSHPRRPQRLPAAVRQDNGRGMVIVRHLTRESGGRLEVTPTEDGGKTVWIMIPWAVPVL, encoded by the coding sequence ATGGCAGATCTCCAGGAAGCCTCCATCACCCTGCCGAGCGATCCCGCGTCGGTGACGACGGCCCGTAGCCACGTGTGCGACCTGCTGGTGACGTGGGGGCTGCCGCCGGACTCCCCGGCGGTGGACTCGGTCCGGCTGATCGTGTCGGAGCTGGCCACCAACGCGGTGCTGCACACCTCCGGGATGTCGCCGACCTTCACCGTGGACGTGCGGCTGGAGCGCTCCGAGGAGCTGCACATCGGCGTCACGGACAGTCACCCCCGCCGGCCGCAGCGGCTGCCGGCCGCGGTCCGCCAGGACAACGGCCGCGGGATGGTGATCGTCCGCCACCTCACCCGCGAGTCCGGCGGCCGGCTGGAGGTCACGCCCACCGAGGACGGCGGCAAGACGGTGTGGATCATGATCCCGTGGGCGGTCCCGGTGCTCTGA
- a CDS encoding helix-turn-helix domain-containing protein: MERVPAVRRRRLGEELRRLRDLAGLTSGQAARRAGWHQSKVSRIETGRSTATAEDVMLLLDVYGVRDRALRDLLATLAGRGSSRGWWHDFRDVLPVEYRDFISLETGAVQARSLENSVVPGLLQTPRYARALTRDVMPHLDRRAVDSLVEVRTARQAVLRQDPPLELWAVLDEAVLRRGVGGREVMDGQLRHLLEVAELPHVRLQVLPFSAGGHMGVTNSFVMFSFPRTSDLDVVVVDHLTSSLYVDRKEDVAAYAAAFTRLSARALPREESTAMITAIRKELPAARCA; this comes from the coding sequence ATGGAACGAGTCCCCGCCGTACGGCGGCGCAGACTCGGCGAGGAGTTGCGCAGGCTGCGCGATCTGGCCGGGCTGACCAGCGGCCAGGCCGCGCGGCGAGCCGGCTGGCACCAGTCGAAGGTGAGTCGTATCGAGACCGGCCGCAGCACCGCCACGGCGGAGGACGTGATGCTGCTGCTCGACGTGTACGGGGTGCGCGACCGGGCGCTGCGCGACCTGCTGGCCACCCTCGCCGGCCGCGGCAGCAGCCGCGGCTGGTGGCACGACTTCCGGGACGTACTGCCCGTGGAGTACCGGGACTTCATCAGCCTGGAGACCGGCGCGGTGCAGGCCCGCTCGCTGGAGAACAGCGTGGTCCCCGGGCTGCTGCAGACCCCGCGCTACGCCCGCGCGCTCACCCGCGACGTGATGCCGCACCTGGACCGCCGGGCGGTGGACTCGCTGGTGGAGGTGCGCACCGCGCGGCAGGCGGTGCTGCGCCAGGACCCGCCGCTGGAGCTGTGGGCGGTGCTGGACGAGGCGGTGCTGCGGCGCGGCGTCGGCGGCCGGGAGGTGATGGACGGCCAGCTGCGCCACCTCCTGGAGGTGGCCGAACTCCCCCATGTGCGGCTGCAGGTGCTGCCGTTCTCCGCCGGCGGCCACATGGGGGTGACGAATTCTTTCGTCATGTTCTCCTTTCCGCGCACCTCCGATCTCGATGTGGTCGTCGTCGACCATTTGACCAGCAGTCTTTACGTGGATCGGAAAGAAGACGTCGCCGCGTACGCCGCCGCCTTCACCAGATTGAGTGCCCGGGCACTTCCGCGCGAGGAATCGACGGCTATGATCACGGCCATCCGTAAGGAGCTGCCCGCCGCGCGCTGCGCATAG
- a CDS encoding DUF397 domain-containing protein, producing the protein MASTSRFLSDPIASGAEPAGTVPAGTAHTGTALTGAALPTAVWRRSSYSTAANNCVETAPLEPGRLAVRDSKDPLGPVLGFSPDAWTSFVRAVCGRDGAALTARP; encoded by the coding sequence ATGGCGTCGACGTCCCGTTTCCTTTCCGACCCGATCGCGTCGGGGGCGGAGCCCGCGGGGACGGTCCCGGCCGGCACGGCGCACACGGGCACCGCGCTCACCGGGGCCGCGCTGCCCACGGCCGTGTGGCGGCGCAGCAGTTACAGCACGGCCGCCAACAACTGCGTGGAGACCGCACCGTTGGAGCCGGGACGGCTGGCGGTGCGCGACTCCAAGGACCCGCTCGGCCCGGTGCTCGGCTTCTCCCCCGACGCGTGGACATCGTTCGTGCGGGCCGTCTGCGGCCGGGACGGCGCCGCGCTCACCGCCCGCCCGTAG
- a CDS encoding 8-amino-7-oxononanoate synthase, with the protein MADRDAARRAAGLNRTLRPRPADSPLLDLAGNDYLGLSRHPEVARAGADACLRWGAGSTGSRLVTGSTELHAELEAELADFTGFDAALVLASGYAANLAAVTALTGPGMLVVSDAFNHASLIDGCRLSRAATEVVPHADPEAVRKALDAHRGGPAVVAGESVYSVDGDAAPLAGIAAACRDHGAALLVDDAHGLGVVGDGGRGAPRAAGLAGAPDVVATATLSKALGAQGGVVFGPAAVIEHLVNAARTFVFDTGLAPAAAGAALAALRLLRREPERAERARETARSFHRRLTEAGLDATAPDACVVSVRAPSPNSAVEWAADCRADGLAVGCFRPPSVPDGVSRLRLTANSELTPAQVAAAVEVIVRRAPAGAR; encoded by the coding sequence CTGGCCGACCGGGACGCCGCACGCCGCGCGGCCGGCCTGAACCGGACGCTGCGCCCGCGCCCCGCCGACTCGCCGCTGCTGGACCTGGCGGGCAACGACTACCTGGGCCTGAGCCGCCACCCCGAGGTCGCCCGGGCCGGCGCCGACGCCTGCCTGCGGTGGGGCGCCGGGTCCACCGGCTCCCGGCTGGTCACCGGCAGCACCGAGCTGCACGCGGAACTGGAGGCGGAACTCGCCGACTTCACCGGCTTCGACGCCGCGCTCGTCCTGGCCTCCGGCTACGCAGCGAACCTCGCCGCGGTCACCGCCCTCACCGGGCCCGGCATGCTGGTGGTCTCCGACGCCTTCAACCACGCCTCGCTGATCGACGGCTGCCGGCTGTCCCGGGCCGCCACCGAGGTGGTCCCGCACGCCGACCCCGAGGCCGTGCGCAAGGCGCTGGACGCGCACCGCGGCGGCCCGGCGGTGGTGGCCGGTGAGTCGGTGTACTCGGTGGACGGCGACGCCGCTCCGCTGGCCGGGATCGCCGCCGCCTGCCGCGACCACGGCGCCGCGCTGCTGGTGGACGACGCGCACGGACTCGGCGTGGTCGGCGACGGCGGCCGGGGCGCGCCGCGGGCCGCCGGGCTGGCCGGCGCGCCGGACGTGGTGGCGACCGCCACCTTGTCCAAGGCGCTGGGCGCGCAGGGCGGTGTGGTGTTCGGCCCCGCGGCCGTGATCGAGCACCTGGTGAACGCCGCCCGCACCTTCGTCTTCGACACCGGGCTCGCGCCCGCGGCGGCCGGCGCCGCCCTCGCGGCGCTGCGGCTGCTGCGCCGCGAGCCCGAACGCGCCGAGCGGGCCCGGGAGACGGCCCGCTCCTTCCACCGCCGGCTGACCGAAGCGGGTCTGGACGCGACCGCGCCCGACGCCTGTGTGGTGTCGGTGCGGGCGCCCTCGCCGAACAGCGCGGTGGAATGGGCGGCGGACTGCCGCGCCGACGGTCTCGCGGTCGGCTGCTTCCGGCCGCCGTCCGTGCCGGACGGGGTCTCGCGGCTGCGGCTGACCGCCAACTCCGAGCTGACGCCGGCCCAGGTGGCCGCCGCCGTCGAGGTGATCGTGCGCCGCGCGCCCGCGGGCGCGCGGTGA
- the bioB gene encoding biotin synthase BioB encodes MDLLTTLVDKGLRRELPTRDEALAVLATSDDDLLDVVSAAGRVRRKWFGRRVKLNYLVNLKSGLCPEDCSYCSQRLGSTADILKYTWLKPEEAAAAAKAGVAGGAKRVCLVASGRGPTDRDVDRVAQTIAAVKDQNEGVEVCACLGLLADGQAERLKDAGADAYNHNLNTSEATYGDITTTHTYADRVDTVRQAHAAGLSACSGLIAGMGESDEDLVDVVFSLRALDPDSVPVNFLIPFEGTPLAKEWNLTPQRCLRVLAMVRFVCPDVEVRLAGGREVHLRTMQPLALHLVNSIFLGDYLTSEGQAGQADLDMIADAGFEVEGADTATLPPHRAAAAAGAAAGPGVCGSHEGGACGSHEAGACGSHGTGGCGSETAGGCGGHEALVGAAHASGVGAAHASGVGAAHDAAAGAGHEESARRDLVSVRRRGAGTDLPPNA; translated from the coding sequence ATGGATCTGCTGACCACTCTCGTGGACAAGGGGCTGCGACGCGAGCTGCCCACCCGGGACGAGGCGCTTGCCGTCCTGGCGACCTCCGACGACGACCTGCTCGACGTGGTGTCCGCGGCCGGCAGGGTGCGGCGCAAATGGTTCGGGCGCCGGGTGAAGCTCAACTACCTGGTGAACCTCAAGTCGGGGCTGTGCCCCGAGGACTGCTCGTACTGCTCGCAGCGCCTGGGCTCGACGGCGGACATCCTCAAGTACACCTGGCTGAAGCCCGAGGAGGCCGCCGCGGCGGCCAAGGCCGGCGTCGCCGGCGGCGCCAAGCGGGTCTGCCTGGTGGCCAGCGGGCGCGGGCCCACCGACCGGGACGTGGACCGCGTCGCGCAGACCATCGCGGCGGTCAAGGACCAGAACGAGGGCGTCGAGGTGTGCGCCTGTCTCGGCCTGCTCGCCGACGGCCAGGCCGAGCGGCTGAAGGACGCGGGCGCGGACGCGTACAACCACAACCTCAACACCTCCGAGGCGACGTACGGCGACATCACCACCACGCACACCTACGCCGACCGGGTCGACACCGTGCGGCAGGCCCACGCGGCCGGGCTGTCAGCCTGCTCGGGGCTGATCGCCGGCATGGGCGAGAGCGACGAGGACCTGGTGGACGTCGTCTTCTCGCTGCGCGCGCTGGACCCGGACTCGGTGCCGGTCAACTTCCTGATCCCGTTCGAGGGAACGCCGCTGGCAAAGGAGTGGAACCTCACCCCCCAGCGCTGCCTGCGCGTCCTGGCGATGGTCCGCTTCGTCTGCCCGGACGTCGAGGTGCGGCTCGCGGGCGGACGCGAGGTGCACCTGCGCACGATGCAGCCGCTGGCGCTGCACCTGGTCAACTCCATCTTCCTGGGCGACTACCTGACCAGCGAGGGCCAGGCCGGCCAGGCCGACCTGGACATGATCGCGGACGCCGGCTTCGAGGTGGAGGGCGCGGACACCGCGACGCTGCCCCCGCACCGGGCCGCCGCTGCGGCCGGCGCCGCCGCGGGGCCGGGGGTGTGCGGCTCGCACGAGGGAGGCGCGTGCGGCTCGCACGAGGCCGGGGCGTGCGGCTCGCACGGGACGGGCGGCTGCGGCTCGGAGACGGCCGGCGGCTGCGGCGGGCACGAGGCGCTGGTCGGCGCCGCGCACGCGTCGGGCGTAGGGGCCGCGCACGCGTCGGGCGTGGGGGCCGCGCACGACGCGGCGGCCGGCGCCGGGCACGAGGAGTCCGCGCGCAGGGACCTGGTGTCGGTGCGCCGCCGCGGCGCGGGGACGGACCTGCCGCCCAATGCCTGA
- a CDS encoding adenosylmethionine--8-amino-7-oxononanoate transaminase, with translation MPEPLAPDVLLDLDRRHVWHPYGPMPGRQEPLVVASASGVRLRLATPAEGRSELVDGMSSWWSAIHGYRHPVLDRAARDQLDRMSHVMFGGLTHEPAVRLAARLVEITPEPLRHVFLADSGSVSVEVALKMCLQYWRSLGRPEKHRLLTWRGGYHGDTWQPMSVCDPDGGMHHLWSGVLARQVFADAPPPGFDAEPDPAYAARLRELIGRHAHELAAVVVEPVVQGAGGMSFHSPGYLRVLREACDEHDVLLVFDEIATGFGRTGRLFAAEHAGVAPDVMCVGKALTGGYLTMAAALCTARVAEGISRGEVPVLAHGPTFMGNPLAAAVASASVDLLLGQDWEREVKRVEAGLREGLAAAAGLPGVRDVRVLGAIGVVQLDHEVDVPAATRAAVRAGVWLRPFRDLIYTMPPYVTDDADLAAVCRAVLAAATAG, from the coding sequence ATGCCTGAACCGCTCGCGCCGGACGTGCTGCTGGACCTGGACCGGCGGCACGTCTGGCACCCCTACGGTCCGATGCCGGGCCGCCAGGAGCCGCTCGTCGTGGCGTCGGCCTCGGGTGTGCGGCTGCGGCTCGCGACGCCGGCCGAGGGACGGTCCGAGCTGGTGGACGGCATGTCGTCCTGGTGGTCGGCGATCCACGGCTACCGGCACCCGGTGCTGGACCGCGCGGCGCGCGACCAGTTGGACCGGATGAGCCATGTGATGTTCGGCGGCCTCACCCACGAGCCCGCGGTACGGCTCGCGGCCCGGCTGGTCGAGATCACCCCGGAGCCGCTGCGGCACGTCTTCCTCGCCGACTCCGGCTCGGTGTCGGTCGAGGTCGCGCTCAAGATGTGCCTGCAGTACTGGCGTTCGCTGGGCCGCCCGGAGAAGCACCGGCTGCTCACCTGGCGCGGCGGCTACCACGGCGACACCTGGCAGCCGATGTCGGTGTGCGACCCGGACGGCGGCATGCACCACCTGTGGTCCGGCGTGCTGGCCCGGCAGGTCTTCGCGGACGCGCCCCCGCCGGGCTTCGACGCCGAGCCCGACCCGGCGTACGCCGCGCGCCTGCGGGAGCTGATCGGGCGTCACGCCCACGAGCTGGCCGCGGTGGTGGTGGAGCCGGTCGTGCAGGGGGCGGGCGGCATGTCGTTCCACTCCCCCGGATATCTGCGGGTGCTGCGCGAGGCGTGCGACGAGCACGACGTGCTGCTGGTGTTCGACGAGATCGCCACCGGCTTCGGCCGCACCGGACGGCTGTTCGCCGCCGAGCACGCCGGTGTCGCGCCCGATGTGATGTGCGTGGGCAAGGCGCTGACCGGCGGCTATCTGACGATGGCCGCGGCGCTGTGCACCGCGCGGGTGGCGGAGGGCATCTCGCGCGGCGAGGTGCCGGTGCTCGCGCACGGGCCGACCTTCATGGGCAACCCGCTCGCGGCGGCGGTCGCGAGCGCCTCGGTCGACCTGCTGCTCGGCCAGGACTGGGAACGGGAGGTCAAGCGCGTGGAGGCGGGCCTGCGGGAGGGCCTGGCCGCGGCGGCCGGTCTGCCCGGCGTCCGCGACGTCCGCGTCCTCGGCGCGATCGGCGTGGTCCAGCTCGACCACGAGGTCGACGTCCCCGCCGCCACCCGCGCCGCCGTCCGCGCGGGAGTCTGGCTCCGCCCCTTCCGCGACCTGATCTACACGATGCCCCCCTACGTCACCGACGACGCCGACCTCGCGGCGGTCTGCCGAGCGGTCCTCGCGGCGGCGACGGCGGGCTGA
- the bioD gene encoding dethiobiotin synthase, giving the protein MAIVVVTGTGTEVGKTMTTAAVAAASLAQGLSVAVLKPAQTGVAEGEPGDAAEVARLAGPVTAAELARYPDPLAPATAARRAGLPPITPNDVAEAAAKLSAVHDVVLVEGAGGLLVRYDEEGSTLADVAALMSAGVLLVAPSGLGTLNATALTVEALKARKLTCLGVVIGSWPGDPDLAERCNVTDLPQVADAPLLGALPRGVSAKEPEAFRAEAPQWLAPQLGGTWDAQAFTQFYA; this is encoded by the coding sequence ATGGCCATCGTGGTCGTCACCGGAACCGGTACCGAGGTCGGCAAGACCATGACCACCGCCGCGGTGGCCGCGGCCTCGCTGGCCCAGGGCCTGAGCGTCGCGGTGCTCAAACCCGCGCAGACGGGCGTCGCGGAGGGCGAGCCGGGCGACGCCGCCGAGGTCGCTCGGCTGGCCGGCCCGGTGACCGCCGCCGAACTCGCCCGCTACCCCGACCCGCTGGCCCCGGCCACCGCCGCGCGCCGCGCGGGCCTGCCGCCGATCACGCCCAACGACGTCGCCGAGGCCGCGGCGAAGCTCTCCGCCGTGCACGACGTGGTCCTCGTGGAGGGCGCCGGCGGCCTGCTGGTGCGCTACGACGAGGAGGGCTCCACGCTCGCGGACGTCGCCGCGCTGATGAGCGCCGGCGTGCTGCTGGTGGCGCCCTCGGGCCTGGGCACGCTCAACGCCACGGCGCTCACCGTGGAAGCGCTCAAGGCCCGAAAGCTCACCTGCCTCGGCGTGGTCATCGGCAGCTGGCCGGGCGATCCCGACCTCGCCGAGCGCTGCAACGTCACCGACCTGCCGCAGGTCGCCGACGCGCCGCTGCTGGGCGCGCTGCCGCGCGGCGTGTCGGCGAAGGAGCCGGAGGCGTTCAGGGCCGAGGCGCCCCAGTGGCTGGCGCCGCAGCTCGGCGGCACCTGGGACGCGCAGGCGTTCACGCAGTTCTACGCGTGA
- a CDS encoding fic family toxin-antitoxin system, toxin component: MTLRIDLAWLLMVAEHNTPGDPQVTDWGALVAAVSRHRAEIFGRPVYEDAHSRAAALLQLLLHVPALERSNALFATAVAYAYLVACGLKVTTSPDRVRELARMVKDGSAGVDRIAAELRRWTG, from the coding sequence TTGACGCTGCGGATCGACCTGGCCTGGCTGCTCATGGTCGCCGAGCACAACACCCCGGGCGACCCGCAGGTCACCGACTGGGGCGCACTGGTCGCCGCCGTCAGCAGGCACCGCGCCGAGATCTTCGGCCGGCCCGTCTACGAGGACGCGCACAGCCGAGCCGCGGCGCTGCTCCAGCTGCTGCTGCACGTCCCCGCGCTGGAGCGGTCGAACGCGCTGTTCGCCACCGCCGTCGCGTACGCCTACCTGGTGGCCTGCGGGCTGAAGGTCACCACCAGCCCGGACCGGGTCCGCGAGCTGGCCCGGATGGTCAAGGACGGCTCGGCCGGCGTCGACCGCATCGCGGCGGAGCTGCGCCGGTGGACCGGGTGA
- a CDS encoding hemolysin family protein yields MTEALLLVPALLLTFACGLFVAAEFSLTTVERAALERSAERGEPGAAAALGAVRTLTLQLSGAQLGITATGLVIGMLAKSSIAGLLRGPLRAAGLPEGSASSLALVLGTAVSTVALMVIGELVPKNWAIARPLPVARAVAPPQRVFTAAFGPLIRHLDNTANRVLRRFGMEPAEELATARGPRELAALARHSAKQGALEADTAELFVRTLGLGDLTAQNVMTPRVQVTALEAHATAEDVANATRATGLSRFPVYRDSLDAVIGTVHVKDVLAVPAADRPRLPVTGLLREPLLVPESLPVDRVMERLSGRKTMAVVIDEYGGTAGVITLEDIVEEVVGEVRDEHDPQELPDLLFLREDGQGRRIYDADGATRTEDQLERVGLHVPEGPYETLAGLVAQRLGRIPELGDVVELDGWRIEVTEAAGHRAARARLLSPPRAPQEDAAGGGAGGVR; encoded by the coding sequence ATGACCGAAGCGCTTCTGCTGGTGCCGGCCCTGCTGCTCACCTTCGCCTGCGGCCTCTTCGTCGCGGCGGAGTTCTCGCTGACCACGGTCGAGCGGGCCGCGCTGGAGCGGTCCGCCGAGCGCGGTGAGCCGGGCGCCGCCGCGGCCCTCGGCGCGGTGCGGACGCTGACCCTGCAGTTGTCCGGGGCGCAGCTGGGCATCACCGCGACCGGGCTGGTCATCGGCATGCTCGCCAAATCCTCGATCGCCGGGCTGCTGCGCGGGCCGCTGCGGGCCGCCGGGCTTCCGGAGGGCTCCGCCTCCTCGCTCGCACTGGTCCTGGGCACCGCCGTGTCGACGGTGGCGCTGATGGTGATCGGCGAGCTGGTGCCGAAGAACTGGGCGATCGCGCGACCGCTGCCGGTGGCGCGGGCGGTCGCGCCACCGCAGCGCGTGTTCACCGCGGCCTTCGGCCCGCTGATCCGCCACCTCGACAACACCGCCAACCGGGTGCTGCGGCGGTTCGGCATGGAACCCGCCGAGGAGCTGGCGACGGCGCGCGGACCGCGGGAGCTGGCGGCGCTCGCCCGGCACTCGGCGAAGCAGGGCGCGCTGGAGGCGGACACCGCGGAGCTGTTCGTGCGCACCCTCGGCCTCGGCGACCTGACCGCGCAGAACGTCATGACGCCGCGCGTCCAGGTCACCGCGCTGGAGGCGCACGCGACCGCGGAGGACGTGGCGAACGCGACCCGCGCCACCGGGCTCTCCCGCTTCCCCGTCTACCGCGACAGCCTCGACGCGGTGATCGGCACGGTCCATGTGAAGGACGTGCTCGCGGTGCCGGCCGCCGACCGGCCGCGGCTGCCGGTCACCGGGCTGCTGCGCGAGCCGCTGCTGGTGCCCGAGTCGCTGCCGGTGGACCGGGTGATGGAGCGGCTGTCGGGGCGGAAGACCATGGCGGTGGTGATCGACGAGTACGGCGGCACGGCGGGCGTGATCACGCTGGAGGACATCGTCGAGGAGGTGGTGGGCGAGGTCCGCGACGAGCACGACCCGCAGGAGCTGCCCGACCTGCTGTTCCTGCGCGAGGACGGGCAGGGCCGGCGGATCTACGACGCGGACGGCGCGACCCGTACCGAGGACCAGCTGGAGCGGGTCGGCCTGCACGTGCCGGAGGGCCCGTACGAGACGCTGGCCGGCTTGGTCGCGCAGCGGCTGGGCCGCATCCCGGAGCTGGGCGACGTGGTGGAGCTGGACGGCTGGCGGATCGAGGTGACCGAGGCGGCCGGCCACCGCGCGGCCAGGGCCCGGCTGCTGTCGCCGCCGC